The Devosia sp. genome segment ATGTCGGCAAGTCGACCCTGTTCAACCGGCTGGTCGGCCGCAAGATCGCTCTCGTGGACGATACGCCGGGCGTTACCCGCGATCGCCGCGAGGCCGAGGGCCGCATTGCCGATCTGACCTTTCGGGTGCTCGATACGGCTGGCTACGAGGACGTCAAGGACGGCAGCCTCGAAGACCGGATGCGCCAGCAGACCGAGCTAGCCATTCGCGAAGCCGACATTATCCTATTCATGATCGACGCCCGCGCCGGGGTTGTGCCCCTCGATCAGCGCTTTGCCCAGGTTCTGCGCAAGGCCGGCAAGCAGGTGCACCTGGTTGGCAACAAGGCCGAGAGCTCTTCGGCCGAAGCGGGTCTGGTGGAAGCCTTCAAGCTCGGCTTTGGCGAGCCTATTCCCTTGTCCGCCGAGCATGGCCTGGGCCTGTCCGAGCTCTACTCCATCGTCTCGGCCGCAATCGACAGGGCCGAAGAGCAGAAGGCAGAGGCCGAAGCGTCGGGCGCCGACGATCTCGATATCCTGCCCCAGGTGGATGTCGACATCACCCCGGACATGCTTGAAGGAGAGGGCGACGAGGCCACCCTGCGCTGGAACCCCCGGCGCTATCTCAATGTCGCCATTGTCGGCCGTCCCAATGCCGGCAAGTCGACCCTGGTCAACCGCATGGTGGGTGAAGATCGCGTTCTGGTCGGTCCGGAAGCCGGTATCACGCGCGACAGCATCCTCGTCCCCTGGGAGTGGGAGGGGCGCACCATCAACCTGGTCGATACCGCAGGTATCCGCCGCCGTTCCCGCGTGACCGAGAAGCTGGAAAAGCTGGCGGTCAGCGACAGCCTGCGCTCCATTCAATATGCCGAAGTCGTGGTGCTGCTGCTCGATGCCACCATCCCCTTCGAAAAGCAGGATCTTGCCCTGGCCGATCTCGTCGAGCGCGAGGGCAGGGCCATGGTCATCGCCCTGAACAAGTGGGATCTGATCGAGGACAAGAACCGGGCCCTGTCGGAACTGCGCGAGGCCTGTGAGCGTCTGCTGCCGCAATTGCGCGGCGTGCCGCTGGTGACCCTTTCCGGCCTCACCGGACGCAATATTGACCGGCTGATGGACGCCATCTTTGCCATTGAGCGCAGCTGGAATTCCCATGTGTCCACCGCGCGCCTCAATCGCTGGCTCGCCGGCATGACGGAGAGCCATCCGCCTCCGGCCGTGTCCGGCCGCCGCCTCAAGATGCGCTATATGACGCAGGCCAAGACTCGCCCGCCCAGCTTCATCGTCTTCGCCTCGCGTCCGGATGCCGTTCCCGCCTCCTATCAGCGCTATCTGGTCAATGGCCTGCGTGAAGCCTTCGATATTGCCGGCACGCCGATCCGGCTTTGGATTCGCGGCGGCAAGAACCCGTACGCCGACAAGAAGAAGTCTTAGGCCGCACGACGTCTGCCGTTGATGGGCGGTCTGGGAGAAGCAGGGCGGCTTGCCGCAGGCCAATCGCCCGGCGGCCCCTTCACATCACCGCGCCATCCCCTATAGTGCGCCCGTCGTAGCACCCCGCCATTGGTCGCGGCGTGTCAATATTGCACTTTGTTGCTTACAGAAATCATCATCGTCGTCGTTCTGATCCTCGTGAACGGCGCCCTGGCCATGTCCGAACTGGCCGTCGTTTCATCCCGTCCCGCCCGCCTCAAAGTCATGGCCGATTCCGGCAATCAAGGTGCGGCAACCGCCATCCGCCTGGCGGAAGATCCGGGCAAATTCCTTTCCTCCGTACAGATCGGCATCACCCTGGTCGGCATCCTGTCCGGTGCCTTCTCCGGCGCAACGCTGGGCCTGCGGCTCAGCGAGGGCCTGCGGGCCGCTGGCGTGCCCAGCAATATCGCTGATGTCGGCGGCGTTGGCGTCGTCGTCGTGCTCATCACCTATTGCTCGCTGATCCTGGGCGAACTCGTCCCCAAGCAGATCGCCCTGCGTAATCCTGAGGGCGTTGCGTCGCGCGTGGCCATGCCCATGTCCATCCTGGCGCGGATCGGCACGCCCGTCGTCTGGCTGCTCGATATTTCGGGCAAGGCGGTGCTGCGCCTTCTGGGTCAGAGCGGGCAATCGGAGGAATCGGTGACCGAAGAAGAGGTCCGCACCATCATCGCCGAGGCGACGACGGCCGGTATCCTTGAGACCGAGGAGCATTCGATGATTTCGGGCGTAATGCGCCTGGCCGACCGCTCGGCCCGGGGCATCATGACGCCCCGGCTCGATGTCGTGGCCATCGACGTGACCGACTCCTACGACGACAATCTCAAGATCATCCTCGAAAGCCGCCATTCCCGCGTGCTCGTGCAGGATGGTGACGCCGATTCCATTCTCGGCGTGCTCGAACTGTCCGACCTGCTGCCGTCCCTCGCCGGCGGCGCGCAGCCCGATCTGCGCAAGCTGGTAAAATCCATTCCCGTGGTCATGGAACACGCCGAGGCGCTCGACGTTGTGGAAACCATCCGCAAGTCCGATTCCCAATTGGCGCTTGTGGTGGACGAGTACGGGCACTTCGAGGGCATCGTCACCTTCGGCGACGTGCTTGAGGTCATTACCGGCGTCTATAATGGCGATCCCGGTGACGAACCCGCCCTCGTCCATCGTCAGGACGGCTCATGGCTGGTCGCCGGGTGGATGCCCGTCGACGACTTCAGCGAGCGCTTCAAGGTCGCCGTGCCCAAGGATGCCCGCTACGAGACCCTGGCAGGCTATGTCCTGGCCCAGCTCAATCATCTGCCCGCGGTCGGGGAGACGTTTGACCGCGACGGCTGGCGGTTCGAAGTGATCGATCTCGATGGCCACCGCATCGACAAGATCCTGCTCGCCCCGCTGGTCGTACCAAGCTGACGATCCCCGTCCCGTCGCCCCCCCTGCAGCTACCAAGCCACCGGCTCCATCGCCCCCTCGCCCCTTAGGGGAGAGGGTAGCGATGCCGGAAGCGTAGCGACCTGGCAAAGCTGGGGTGAGGGGTGAAGGCCCCTCGCTTGTGGCAACAGGCCCATTCTTGTTCCGCTGTGCAATCCGGATCAGGTTCGGTTTCACCAATCACGTGAACCACCGGCTCCATCGCCCCCTCGCCCCTACGGGGAGAGGGTAGCGACGCCGGAAGCGCAGCGACCTGGCAAAGCTGGGGTGAGGGGTGAAAACCCCTTTGCTGCCGCGACATGGCGCACTCATTCGACGCGTCCCGCCAAACAGGCTCCAGGATCAGAGACGCATCCCGAACCACACCGCGCCGTCCTCGCGCAACCGCTCGAACGACTTGCCCCAGAAGGCGATGCCTCCGGCATTGCTGCGGCTGGCCCCGAGGTGAATGCCGCTCACCCCCGCGTTTCTTGCCTGGTCGACCCACATGTCGAGCAGGCGCGATCCCACCCGCTGCCCGCGCAGGCGCGGCAGCAGGTTCATATGGATATGGGCTGGATAGTCGGCGACGATGTCTGCGGGGTTCTTGTGCGGCCGCATAATCGTGGCAATCCGGTTCCGGTCGGCTTCGGTCATGCCGTGGGCATCCGCATAGCGCGTCCGCAATTCTGGCCACCACTCGGCCTCGAGCCGCGCCACGAAAGCATCGGTATCGTGCGTGCCCACGAGATAGCCGGCCACGCCCTGCTCGTCCTCGGCGACAAGTGCATTGCCGGGCTCCAGCACGCCATAGGGCGCCGCATAGACATGGCCCACAAGCTGCGGGTCATTGTGCAGCGGGGTAGCGTCGGCGCCGGCATCCCCGGTTTGCACGCAGATGCGGTAGAGCGCATCGAGGTCGCTTGGCTGATACCGGCGCAGCACGACCATGTCAGATATCTTCGAACCGGCCAGTATCGACGTCGAACAGGCGTCCGTTTTCGTCAAGGCCCGGATCGAGCAGGTCCAGCAGCTTTGGCGCGATTTCGGCCGGTGCCGGCAGGGTGTCCGGGTTTTCGCCCGGCATGGCCTTGGCCCGCATGGCAGTCCTGACCGCGCCGGGATAGAACACGTTGGCCTTGACCCGGGTCTGGGCAATTTCCCCTGCATAGGATTTGGCCAGCGCGTCGAGCGCGGCCTTGCTGGCCGCATAAAGCCCCCAGAACGGGCGGGCCGAGCGCGCCGCGCTGGACGATACGAAGACCGCCCGCCCGGCCTCGGATTGCCGCAACAGCAGGTCGAGCGACCGCAGCAGGCGATAATTGGCGGTCACATTGACCGCCAAAACCTTGTCGAACTCGTCTGGCTTGATGTGCGACACCGGGCTCAGTACGCCCAATTGGCCGGCATTGGCAATCAACCCGTCAAGGCGTCCCCAGCGGTCGAATATGGCAGCGCCCAGCCGGTCGACGGCCTCTCCGTCACGCAGGTCGAGCGGCACCAGCGTGGTCGACCCGCCGCCGCCCTGGATTTCGTCGTCGAGTTCCTCGAGTCCGCCCACCGTGCGCGCCACGGCGATCACATGCGCGCCGCGCTTTGCCGCTTCCAGCCCGGCCGCATAGCCGATGCCGCGCGACGCCCCCGTGACCAGCACGACCTTGCCGGCCAGTTCCTTGTTTTCGCTCATCAACCCGCTTCCTTGAGCAGCGATATCTGCTTGGGGTCGCTCATGGTCCGCCCGTGCAGATCGGTCAAGACCGTGGGATAGTCGCCGGTGAAATAATGGTCGGTAAATTGCGGCGCCTGCGCATTGCGCTTTTCGCCGCCGACGGCCTGGTAGAGCCCGTCGATGGACAGGAACTGCAACGAGTCCGCGCCGATGAACCGGCACATGGCGTCGAGGTCGGTATATTGATTGGCCAGGAGCTTGTCCGGGTCCGGCGTGTCGATGCCGTAATAGTCCGAATGGAAGATCATCGGGCTGGCGACGCGAATGTGGACTTCGGTTGCGCCGGCGTCGCGGATCATCTGCACGATCTTCACCGATGTGGTGCCGCGCACGATCGAATCATCGATCAGCACTACGCGCTTGCCGGCAATTTCGGCGCGGTTGGCCGAGTGCTTGAGGCGCACGCCGAAAGCACGGATGGATTGGGTCGGCTCGATGAAGGTCCGCCCCACATAATGGTTGCGGATGATCCCGAGCTCGAACGGAATGCCGCTGGCCTGGGCAAAACCGATGGCCGCTGGCGTGCCGCCATCGGGCACCGGCACCACCACGTCGGCGTCGACGGGCGCTTCCTTGGCCAGGTTAATGCCCATGTTCTTGCGCGCCACATAGACGCTGCGGCCCGAGACCACCGAATCCGGGCGGGCGAAATAGACATATTCGAACAGGCACGGCCGTTCCGGCGCCTTGCGGGCAGGCTTGCGCGCATCGATGCTGATCGAGCCATCGGCCTGCATCTCGCAGATGATGACTTCGCCATTCTCGACATCGCGCACATATTTCGCGCCGATGATGTCGAGGGCGCAGGTTTCCGAGCAGAAGATCGGCTTGCCGTCGAGTTCACCCATGACCAGCGGGCGGATACCGATGGGGTCGCGCGCCGCAATCAGCTTGGTGCGGGTCATGGCCAGCATGGCATATCCGCCCTCCATCTGCCGGATGGCGTCGATGAAGCGGTCGGTGCTGGAGGAATGTCGCGAGCGGGCGATGAGATGCAGCACGACTTCTGTATCGGAGGTCGACTGGCAGATGGCGCCGGTGGCGATGATCTGCCGGCGCAGGGTCAGGCCATTGGTGAAATTGCCGTTATGGGCGATGGCGATGCCGCCGGCTTCGAGTTCGGCAAACAGCGGCTGCACATTGCGCAGCGCCACCTCGCCCGTGGTCGAATAGCGGGTGTGGCCGATGGCGATATGGCCGGGCAGCTTCGCGAGGACCGCCGGGTCGGTATAGTGGTCGCCCACCAGCCCCATGCGCTTTTCCTGATGGAATTGTTGGCCATCGAAGCTGACGATGCCGGCCGCTTCCTGGCCGCGATGCTGCAGTGCATGCAGGCCCAGCGCGGTCAGCGTTGCCGCGTCGCTATGGCCCAGAATGCCGAACACGCCGCACTCTTCATGCAGCGTGTCACCGTCGAGATCAAAAACCTCATCGCTCGCAGGAATCACCGGGGTCTCCATGCCAATCATGCCGCCTGTTCGTGCGTTTTAGAGAGAAAGAGGATACCACTCTTCTGCTTCGAAAACGTCCCAACTCAAAGACTTGGAGCACCTGCTCTGACCCAATCAGATCACAGAACGCTCCCGCCCAAGGTCGCCTCCCGGAAACGGGAAGCGCTCTGGGCCCGCAAATAGCGCATTTTCCGGCCCCGCACCAATGACAAGTGCGACCAGCGGGTTTGAGGCGGATGCGCATCTCCCGCCTGCAGTGTTTCAGGCTCCGGTGAGCGGTCTTAGGTCTGTGTCTCGGTTTCGGGCACGGGATCGGTGGGGTCCACGGTGCCGTCCATGCTCGGGTCGACCGGCTCGGTCCCTTCCAGCGGCGTTGCCGGCACGTCGGGATCCTCGGTCAGGTTGGCGCCGCCGCCCTGGATGATGTCGGTGACCTGCTGCTCCAGGCCATCGGGCAGCATGGAGATCAGCGTGTTGCCCATGTTCTGCAGATAGGGCAGGGACTGCGACCGCGCGGCCCAGTCCGGCAGGTTTGTACCCAGCAGCCAGACGCCGAAAATGGTGATGACGATGGCGATCAGGATGCCGCGCAACACGCCGAACACGAAGCCCAGCGTGCGATCGATCGGGCCGACGCGGCTGTCGACGACGAAATCGGCGATGCGCATGGTGAGCAGGTGCAGCACGATCAGCGAGACGATGAAGCTGACGACGACGGTGGCGATATCGGCCACCAGCGGCTCGTCGATATAGCCGCGGGCGATTTCGGGGTGGAACTGCCAGGCATAGACGGCAATTGCCGCCGAACCGGCCCAGGTGGCCAGCGACAGGACCTCGCGGGTCAGGCCACGGGCCGTCGCCAGAATTGCCGAGATCAGCACCAGTACGCCCACACCAACGTCAAACGCAGTCAGCATATGTCTTTTCGCCTGTTTCTAGCCGCCCCGGCTTTCCCTGGCATCGCCCCGACGGGCACGTCCGCCACTGGGTGCCGATGCGCAACACATGAAAACGCTCCCCAATGCCCCGTGTCGAGGCCCGGATGACGCTCCTGCGCGACCTTTAACGATTTTGAAACGCCCTGCCAAGGGCGGGTGCAGTGCGCAAGGGCGATCTCCCCGAAAACTGATGATTTACCATGAATCCGGCTCCGGTTCGGGAATGGCTCTCTTGCCCTGCGCCGCGATCCGGCTGACCATGTCGCTCAAGAGAGCATATTCGGTCACCGCGAGGCC includes the following:
- the der gene encoding ribosome biogenesis GTPase Der; this encodes MTVTLAIVGRPNVGKSTLFNRLVGRKIALVDDTPGVTRDRREAEGRIADLTFRVLDTAGYEDVKDGSLEDRMRQQTELAIREADIILFMIDARAGVVPLDQRFAQVLRKAGKQVHLVGNKAESSSAEAGLVEAFKLGFGEPIPLSAEHGLGLSELYSIVSAAIDRAEEQKAEAEASGADDLDILPQVDVDITPDMLEGEGDEATLRWNPRRYLNVAIVGRPNAGKSTLVNRMVGEDRVLVGPEAGITRDSILVPWEWEGRTINLVDTAGIRRRSRVTEKLEKLAVSDSLRSIQYAEVVVLLLDATIPFEKQDLALADLVEREGRAMVIALNKWDLIEDKNRALSELREACERLLPQLRGVPLVTLSGLTGRNIDRLMDAIFAIERSWNSHVSTARLNRWLAGMTESHPPPAVSGRRLKMRYMTQAKTRPPSFIVFASRPDAVPASYQRYLVNGLREAFDIAGTPIRLWIRGGKNPYADKKKS
- a CDS encoding SDR family NAD(P)-dependent oxidoreductase, which encodes MSENKELAGKVVLVTGASRGIGYAAGLEAAKRGAHVIAVARTVGGLEELDDEIQGGGGSTTLVPLDLRDGEAVDRLGAAIFDRWGRLDGLIANAGQLGVLSPVSHIKPDEFDKVLAVNVTANYRLLRSLDLLLRQSEAGRAVFVSSSAARSARPFWGLYAASKAALDALAKSYAGEIAQTRVKANVFYPGAVRTAMRAKAMPGENPDTLPAPAEIAPKLLDLLDPGLDENGRLFDVDTGRFEDI
- a CDS encoding GNAT family N-acetyltransferase translates to MVVLRRYQPSDLDALYRICVQTGDAGADATPLHNDPQLVGHVYAAPYGVLEPGNALVAEDEQGVAGYLVGTHDTDAFVARLEAEWWPELRTRYADAHGMTEADRNRIATIMRPHKNPADIVADYPAHIHMNLLPRLRGQRVGSRLLDMWVDQARNAGVSGIHLGASRSNAGGIAFWGKSFERLREDGAVWFGMRL
- a CDS encoding hemolysin family protein, with the translated sequence MIVVVLILVNGALAMSELAVVSSRPARLKVMADSGNQGAATAIRLAEDPGKFLSSVQIGITLVGILSGAFSGATLGLRLSEGLRAAGVPSNIADVGGVGVVVVLITYCSLILGELVPKQIALRNPEGVASRVAMPMSILARIGTPVVWLLDISGKAVLRLLGQSGQSEESVTEEEVRTIIAEATTAGILETEEHSMISGVMRLADRSARGIMTPRLDVVAIDVTDSYDDNLKIILESRHSRVLVQDGDADSILGVLELSDLLPSLAGGAQPDLRKLVKSIPVVMEHAEALDVVETIRKSDSQLALVVDEYGHFEGIVTFGDVLEVITGVYNGDPGDEPALVHRQDGSWLVAGWMPVDDFSERFKVAVPKDARYETLAGYVLAQLNHLPAVGETFDRDGWRFEVIDLDGHRIDKILLAPLVVPS
- the purF gene encoding amidophosphoribosyltransferase — its product is MIPASDEVFDLDGDTLHEECGVFGILGHSDAATLTALGLHALQHRGQEAAGIVSFDGQQFHQEKRMGLVGDHYTDPAVLAKLPGHIAIGHTRYSTTGEVALRNVQPLFAELEAGGIAIAHNGNFTNGLTLRRQIIATGAICQSTSDTEVVLHLIARSRHSSSTDRFIDAIRQMEGGYAMLAMTRTKLIAARDPIGIRPLVMGELDGKPIFCSETCALDIIGAKYVRDVENGEVIICEMQADGSISIDARKPARKAPERPCLFEYVYFARPDSVVSGRSVYVARKNMGINLAKEAPVDADVVVPVPDGGTPAAIGFAQASGIPFELGIIRNHYVGRTFIEPTQSIRAFGVRLKHSANRAEIAGKRVVLIDDSIVRGTTSVKIVQMIRDAGATEVHIRVASPMIFHSDYYGIDTPDPDKLLANQYTDLDAMCRFIGADSLQFLSIDGLYQAVGGEKRNAQAPQFTDHYFTGDYPTVLTDLHGRTMSDPKQISLLKEAG
- a CDS encoding CvpA family protein; amino-acid sequence: MLTAFDVGVGVLVLISAILATARGLTREVLSLATWAGSAAIAVYAWQFHPEIARGYIDEPLVADIATVVVSFIVSLIVLHLLTMRIADFVVDSRVGPIDRTLGFVFGVLRGILIAIVITIFGVWLLGTNLPDWAARSQSLPYLQNMGNTLISMLPDGLEQQVTDIIQGGGANLTEDPDVPATPLEGTEPVDPSMDGTVDPTDPVPETETQT